In Hamadaea flava, a genomic segment contains:
- a CDS encoding MurR/RpiR family transcriptional regulator produces the protein MNVADLVHGVRLTPTQRRIARSLVDQGAHAAHLTASEVAELAQVSQPSVTRFAMALGYDGYPALRRRLRELTADSADAVEPAANDLQLAVRGEIANLTRLADQLLDPSPITQAAQVLTGSRPLPVLGLRAAAPIASYFGYFAAKIHPDVRALTEGGSLLADRLEQAKEAGATALLAVVLPRYPRESVEALRFARDLGLTTVVITDSKLSPVGEVADLTLPAAVGSDLVFDLHTAPMVLTMVVLQAMTDADPAQTQRRLEEFETTAARRGVFVD, from the coding sequence GTGAATGTTGCGGATCTCGTGCACGGCGTACGCCTGACGCCGACCCAGCGCCGCATCGCCCGATCCCTCGTCGACCAGGGCGCGCACGCGGCGCACCTGACCGCCTCCGAGGTGGCCGAGCTGGCCCAGGTGAGCCAGCCGTCGGTGACGCGGTTCGCGATGGCGCTCGGCTACGACGGCTACCCGGCGCTGCGACGCCGGCTGCGAGAGCTGACCGCGGACTCCGCCGACGCGGTCGAACCGGCCGCCAACGACCTCCAGCTCGCCGTACGCGGTGAGATCGCGAACCTGACCCGGCTGGCCGACCAGTTGCTGGACCCGTCGCCCATCACCCAGGCCGCGCAGGTGCTGACGGGCTCCCGCCCGCTCCCGGTCCTCGGCCTGCGAGCCGCCGCCCCGATCGCGAGCTACTTCGGGTACTTCGCCGCCAAGATCCACCCCGACGTCCGGGCGCTCACCGAGGGCGGCAGCCTGCTCGCCGACCGGCTGGAACAGGCCAAGGAGGCAGGCGCGACCGCGCTCCTCGCGGTGGTGCTGCCGAGATATCCCCGGGAATCGGTGGAAGCGCTGCGATTCGCGCGCGACCTCGGGCTGACCACCGTCGTGATCACCGACTCGAAACTGAGCCCGGTCGGTGAGGTCGCCGACCTCACGTTGCCGGCCGCAGTCGGCTCGGATCTGGTGTTCGACCTGCACACGGCCCCGATGGTGTTGACGATGGTGGTGTTGCAGGCGATGACCGACGCCGACCCGGCGCAGACCCAGCGACGGCTGGAGGAGTTCGAGACCACCGCCGCCCGGCGCGGCGTCTTCGTGGATTGA
- a CDS encoding YegP family protein, translated as MAKFEIFKDVRGEYRWRLRSANGQIFAIGGEGFKQKSGAENGIAAVKRDAVAAEVMDLSDSPLTTAVSSKMEPGMAKKKLPPAL; from the coding sequence ATGGCGAAATTCGAGATCTTCAAGGACGTACGCGGCGAATACCGCTGGCGGCTGCGCTCGGCCAACGGCCAGATCTTCGCGATCGGCGGCGAGGGGTTCAAGCAGAAGTCGGGCGCCGAGAACGGCATCGCGGCGGTCAAGCGGGACGCCGTGGCGGCCGAGGTCATGGATCTCAGCGACAGCCCGCTGACCACTGCCGTCAGCTCGAAGATGGAGCCGGGGATGGCGAAGAAGAAGCTCCCGCCGGCCCTGTAG
- a CDS encoding hotdog fold thioesterase, protein MAGTLGERMGIQLLEASPQRIVATMPVDGNTQPFGLLHGGASCVLAETLGSIGATLHAHEVGQAYAVGVDINATHHKAARDGIMTGVATPLRLGRNVATYEIVISDESGDRVCTARLTCLLRDR, encoded by the coding sequence ATGGCGGGCACCCTGGGCGAGCGGATGGGCATCCAGCTTCTCGAGGCGTCCCCGCAGCGGATCGTGGCGACCATGCCGGTCGACGGCAACACCCAGCCCTTCGGGCTGCTGCACGGCGGGGCGTCGTGTGTGCTGGCCGAGACGCTGGGGTCGATCGGAGCCACCCTGCACGCGCACGAGGTCGGCCAGGCGTACGCGGTCGGCGTCGACATCAACGCCACGCACCACAAGGCGGCGCGGGACGGAATCATGACCGGGGTCGCGACGCCGCTGCGGCTGGGCAGGAACGTCGCGACCTACGAGATCGTCATCAGCGACGAGTCCGGCGACCGCGTCTGCACCGCCCGGCTGACCTGCCTGCTCCGCGACCGCTGA
- a CDS encoding GNAT family N-acetyltransferase yields the protein MKVVDVDAARWADLATLFGANGAYSGCWCMWWRLSGKEFSANGNAGNRAALTALAETNEPLGLLAYAGGEPVGWASLAPRRDFPRLLRSPVLKLDEPADDSVWSVPCFFIARDRRGTGVASALLQAAVAQAREHGAGSLEGYPTQVDGRAPNAELFTGTPSLFEKAGFAVHKRPATGRRLVVRRAL from the coding sequence GTGAAGGTGGTCGACGTCGACGCGGCCCGCTGGGCCGACCTTGCGACCCTGTTCGGCGCGAACGGCGCTTACTCGGGCTGTTGGTGCATGTGGTGGCGGCTGTCGGGCAAGGAGTTCAGCGCGAACGGCAATGCCGGCAATCGTGCGGCGCTGACAGCATTGGCCGAGACGAACGAGCCGCTCGGCCTGCTCGCTTACGCCGGTGGTGAGCCGGTGGGCTGGGCGAGCCTGGCGCCCCGGCGCGACTTCCCGCGTCTGCTGCGCTCGCCTGTGCTCAAGCTGGATGAGCCGGCTGACGACTCGGTCTGGTCCGTGCCCTGCTTCTTCATCGCCCGCGATCGCCGCGGGACCGGTGTCGCCAGCGCGCTCCTGCAGGCCGCCGTCGCGCAGGCGCGTGAGCACGGGGCGGGATCCCTGGAGGGCTATCCCACGCAGGTCGACGGGCGCGCCCCCAACGCCGAGCTGTTCACGGGGACGCCGTCGTTGTTCGAGAAGGCCGGTTTCGCCGTCCACAAGCGACCGGCGACCGGCCGCCGGCTGGTGGTACGCCGCGCGCTCTAG
- a CDS encoding MarR family winged helix-turn-helix transcriptional regulator has translation MSGDNEDFAGALIRLSLAVQHVFTDVSRAHDLTAQQALLMCALIDEPLGMAGLTDHLHIEKSTLTGLVDRVERRGYVRRTPDSCDRRVVKVDLTPAGRQAASEFHDALTKLLSDRLEGLPPKIRQQMRSAIGPVAMAYWQAVD, from the coding sequence GTGAGCGGTGATAATGAGGACTTCGCGGGCGCGCTGATCCGGCTGTCGTTGGCCGTGCAGCACGTCTTCACCGACGTCAGCCGCGCTCACGACCTGACCGCGCAACAGGCGCTGCTGATGTGCGCCCTCATCGACGAGCCGCTCGGCATGGCCGGGCTCACCGACCACCTGCACATCGAGAAGTCGACGCTGACCGGCCTGGTCGACCGGGTCGAGCGGCGCGGCTACGTGCGGCGTACGCCGGACAGTTGCGACCGGCGCGTCGTCAAGGTCGACCTCACCCCGGCCGGCCGCCAAGCCGCGAGCGAGTTCCACGACGCGCTCACCAAGCTGCTCTCCGACCGGCTCGAAGGGCTGCCGCCGAAGATCCGCCAGCAGATGCGCTCAGCGATCGGGCCGGTCGCCATGGCCTACTGGCAGGCGGTGGACTAG
- a CDS encoding FAD-dependent oxidoreductase, with protein sequence MRQTVAVVGGGYGGIEVARALDEVADVVLIEPREDFHHNAAALRAAVRPDFAHQTFIPYDKLLVHGRIERDAAQQIAPGQVTLASGRTIAADYVVLATGARHPFPGKPAELDTASAIASYVELQTRIAAADRIVLAGAGPVGLELAGEIKAEWPGKEVILVDPAPAILPERSAELRTEIERQLADLGVTLVLGAALPASFKVAPGDVAPFTVELTDGRSLSADLWLRCYGADPVSDYLAGSLQTARLSNGRVRVEDSLRVHGHDRVYAVGDITDIEEPKQAVAAMAHAAVVAANIKADLGLGEPTVYEPPGSSILIPLGPSGGAGEHPGMGVLGAEPTAQYKGADLLLGHYAQVFNR encoded by the coding sequence ATGCGCCAGACCGTGGCCGTCGTCGGCGGTGGATACGGCGGCATCGAGGTCGCGCGGGCGCTCGACGAGGTTGCCGACGTCGTGCTCATCGAGCCCCGCGAAGACTTCCATCACAACGCGGCCGCCCTGCGTGCCGCCGTACGCCCCGACTTCGCGCACCAGACCTTCATCCCCTACGACAAACTGCTGGTACACGGCCGGATCGAGCGCGACGCCGCCCAGCAGATCGCGCCGGGCCAGGTGACCCTGGCGTCCGGACGGACGATCGCCGCCGACTACGTCGTGCTCGCCACCGGCGCCCGGCATCCGTTCCCCGGCAAGCCCGCCGAGCTGGACACGGCGTCGGCGATCGCGTCCTACGTGGAGCTGCAGACTCGGATCGCGGCGGCCGACCGGATCGTGCTCGCCGGAGCCGGCCCGGTCGGCCTCGAACTGGCCGGCGAGATCAAGGCCGAGTGGCCCGGCAAGGAGGTCATCCTGGTCGACCCCGCGCCGGCCATCCTGCCCGAACGGTCCGCCGAACTGCGTACCGAGATCGAACGTCAGCTCGCGGACCTGGGGGTCACTCTGGTCCTCGGGGCGGCGCTGCCCGCGTCGTTCAAGGTCGCGCCCGGCGACGTCGCGCCGTTCACGGTCGAGCTCACCGACGGCCGGTCGCTGTCCGCGGACCTCTGGCTCCGGTGCTACGGAGCCGACCCCGTCTCGGACTATCTCGCCGGTTCGCTCCAGACCGCGCGTCTTTCCAACGGACGGGTACGCGTAGAGGACAGCCTGCGTGTGCATGGTCATGACCGGGTCTACGCCGTCGGCGACATCACCGACATCGAGGAGCCGAAGCAGGCCGTCGCCGCGATGGCCCACGCGGCCGTCGTCGCCGCGAACATCAAGGCCGACCTCGGCCTCGGTGAGCCCACGGTCTACGAGCCGCCGGGCAGCAGCATCCTGATCCCGCTCGGCCCGTCGGGCGGGGCGGGCGAGCACCCCGGCATGGGAGTGCTCGGCGCGGAGCCGACTGCTCAGTACAAGGGGGCCGATCTGCTGCTCGGCCACTACGCCCAGGTGTTCAACCGCTGA